A genomic region of Arachis stenosperma cultivar V10309 chromosome 9, arast.V10309.gnm1.PFL2, whole genome shotgun sequence contains the following coding sequences:
- the LOC130950832 gene encoding glutamyl-tRNA reductase-binding protein, chloroplastic-like, with the protein MLLHSSIPARHVAAPPFTPNSKTNRTHFHFSNFSSFRPPKCSLSAVSEAPHFELSTHSNKKPFPAEVSRTIMELATVGTLSALTKEGHEGSSSPLAIGVRFTVDPHEGTPFFFLNPTFPFSPQTPSSLHVQLNQSGLRTPQCTLQGTLTKPQDTSATKRLVSLWGKRFGEEVDQDLMYIVAVDRVLQLEDFQEDGEWISSLDYKSAQPDPLRQFAEKLVSEINTNNMEDIIRFCNVYVDLDFQVLEAKMIWVDRLGFDMRLLSTQKGIFEVRIPFPREVTDEKGAKSTFNCMSQLAWEVERNFQPLDFEKVKQLKHIKS; encoded by the exons ATGCTTCTTCATAGCTCCATTCCCGCTCGCCACGTAGCTGCACCTCCCTTCACACCAAATTCGAAGACCAACAGAACCCACTTCCATTTCAGCAACTTCTCTTCCTTTAGGCCTCCAAAATGCTCCCTTTCCGCGGTTTCAGAAGCACCCCATTTCGAATTGAGCACTCACAGCAACAAGAAGCCCTTCCCCGCAGAGGTTTCTAGAACCATCATGGAGCTTGCCACTGTGGGAACCCTCTCTGCTTTGACCAAAGAGGGTCATGAGGGTTCTTCTTCCCCTTTGGCCATTGGCGTCAGGTTCACCGTTGACCCTCATGAAGgcacccctttcttcttcttgaatcccACTTTTCCCTTCTCTCCTCAAACCCCTTCTTCCCTCCATGTTCAG TTGAACCAGTCTGGGTTGCGCACTCCTCAGTGTACACTTCAAGGCACCCTCACCAAACCACAAGATACGAGTGCAACCAAG CGCCTTGTTTCATTGTGGGGGAAGAGGTTCGGAGAAGAAGTGGATCAAGATCTTATGTATATTGTTGCTGTAGATAGGGTTCTTCAGTTGGAAGACTTTCAAGAG GATGGGGAATGGATCAGCTCTTTAGATTACAAAAGCGCTCAACCTGATCCTCTACGACAGTTTGCAGAAAAGTTAGTCAGTGAGATTAACACCAACAATATGGAAGACATTATTCGTTTTTGCAATGTGTATGTTGATTTGGATTTCCAG GTCTTAGAAGCAAAGATGATATGGGTTGATCGCTTGGGGTTTGATATGCGCTTATTGTCGACTCAAAAAGGCATATTCGAGGTCCGCATTCCTTTCCCTCGAGAAGTCACGGACGAAAAGGGTGCCAAGTCAACATTTAATTGTATGTCACAACTAGCTTGGGAGGTTGAAAGAAATTTCCAGCCTCTAGACTTTGAGAAGGTTAAACAATTGAAGCACATAAAGTCTTGA
- the LOC130947605 gene encoding uncharacterized protein LOC130947605 isoform X1, which translates to MEVAASTTPTRCWWGRHSTPPSFPRKTSFLRLHPRFPNFAGLGAACGSRRSSEVNVSPWDDKPFEMLPNGKRVYFDEQDVVTFLDPPNELVPLDPSSYNPAAYLWKKIEDIPEERRHRLLLLLKPRLVSIAWQIAGSRYEDSKLVKKSASQLFANSNKDDVMLEYYNCRTTGGPMPLSWINSYRKAIFSCTDGKAYGRLIGGSILAPFADSFAPLYFALRDIKEVMPTEQPCDLAYEFGDGLFDVKEFPQGFPKPVVPFQRSTCYIYPSYRSRGLYRASMARGNKDRASAEKIMQRNFNGEGLQIIVRSLNELFVIQFVYLPSDSNVRMSQRHA; encoded by the exons ATGGAGGTAGCAGCATCAACAACTCCAACTCGGTGCTGGTGGGGGCGCCACTCAACTCCTCCCTCCTTTCCCCGAAAAACCAGCTTCCTCCGTCTCCATCCACGCTTTCCGAACTTCGCAG GTTTGGGAGCTGCGTGTGGAAGCAGAAGAAGCAGTGAAGTGAACGTGTCCCCTTGGGATGATAAGCCCTTTGAGATGCTTCCAAATGGGAAAAGGGTTTACTTTGATGAACAGGATGTGGTCACGTTTCTTGATCCTCCTAATGAATTAGTGCCTTTAGACCCTTCTTCTTATAACCCTGCTGCTTATCTTTG GAAAAAGATTGAAGATATTCCTGAGGAAAGACGTCATCGGCTGCTGCTTCTGTTAAAACCTAG ACTTGTATCAATCGCTTGGCAGATAGCAGGTTCGCGATATGAGGATTCCAAACTTGTAAAGAAAAGTGCATCGCAGTTGTTCGCCAACTCCAACAAAGATGATGTTATGCTTGAATATTATAACTGCCGAACAACCGGAG GACCGATGCCACTTTCCTGGATAAATTCCTACAGAAAG GCTATATTTTCTTGCACTGATGGGAAGGCCTATGGACGTCTCATTG GTGGATCAATTTTGGCCCCATTTGCTGACTCTTTCGCTCCTTTGTATTTTGCACTGAGAGACATTAAGGAAGTTATGCCAACTGAGCAGCCTTGTGATTTAGCATATGAATTTGGGGATGGGCTTTTCGATGTGAAAGAATTCCCACAAGGCTTTCCAAAACCTG TCGTACCCTTTCAACGATCAACTTGTTATATATATCCGTCATATAGGTCCAGGGGTTTGTATAGGGCAAGCATGGCAAGAGGGAACAAAGATAGAGCAAGTGCCGAGAAAATTATGCAGCGAAATTTTAATGGTGAAGGATTACAGATCATTGTGAGATCATTGAATGAATTATTTGTTATACAGTTTGTGTATTTGCCAAGTGATAGTAACGTGCGAATGTCTCAAAGGCATGCATGA
- the LOC130947605 gene encoding uncharacterized protein LOC130947605 isoform X2 — translation MEVAASTTPTRCWWGRHSTPPSFPRKTSFLRLHPRFPNFAGLGAACGSRRSSEVNVSPWDDKPFEMLPNGKRVYFDEQDVVTFLDPPNELVPLDPSSYNPAAYLWKKIEDIPEERRHRLLLLLKPRLVSIAWQIAGSRYEDSKLVKKSASQLFANSNKDDVMLEYYNCRTTGGPMPLSWINSYRKAIFSCTDGKAYGRLIGGSILAPFADSFAPLYFALRDIKEVMPTEQPCDLAYEFGDGLFDVKEFPQGFPKPGPGVCIGQAWQEGTKIEQVPRKLCSEILMVKDYRSL, via the exons ATGGAGGTAGCAGCATCAACAACTCCAACTCGGTGCTGGTGGGGGCGCCACTCAACTCCTCCCTCCTTTCCCCGAAAAACCAGCTTCCTCCGTCTCCATCCACGCTTTCCGAACTTCGCAG GTTTGGGAGCTGCGTGTGGAAGCAGAAGAAGCAGTGAAGTGAACGTGTCCCCTTGGGATGATAAGCCCTTTGAGATGCTTCCAAATGGGAAAAGGGTTTACTTTGATGAACAGGATGTGGTCACGTTTCTTGATCCTCCTAATGAATTAGTGCCTTTAGACCCTTCTTCTTATAACCCTGCTGCTTATCTTTG GAAAAAGATTGAAGATATTCCTGAGGAAAGACGTCATCGGCTGCTGCTTCTGTTAAAACCTAG ACTTGTATCAATCGCTTGGCAGATAGCAGGTTCGCGATATGAGGATTCCAAACTTGTAAAGAAAAGTGCATCGCAGTTGTTCGCCAACTCCAACAAAGATGATGTTATGCTTGAATATTATAACTGCCGAACAACCGGAG GACCGATGCCACTTTCCTGGATAAATTCCTACAGAAAG GCTATATTTTCTTGCACTGATGGGAAGGCCTATGGACGTCTCATTG GTGGATCAATTTTGGCCCCATTTGCTGACTCTTTCGCTCCTTTGTATTTTGCACTGAGAGACATTAAGGAAGTTATGCCAACTGAGCAGCCTTGTGATTTAGCATATGAATTTGGGGATGGGCTTTTCGATGTGAAAGAATTCCCACAAGGCTTTCCAAAACCTG GTCCAGGGGTTTGTATAGGGCAAGCATGGCAAGAGGGAACAAAGATAGAGCAAGTGCCGAGAAAATTATGCAGCGAAATTTTAATGGTGAAGGATTACAGATCATTGTGA
- the LOC130948163 gene encoding uncharacterized protein LOC130948163, with the protein MAQASRIPAPSSRKGVGKQVKGLQSFFPPAATPGAQPSIKSVLQSKEIVEKCDIAIARWMMDASVPFNAVNSAYYQPMIDAIANMGAGYKGPNYQRVRGYLLSKLVEDVKKMIEVYCPKGTVFLKSVDASHISKTAEALFKLLRDVVLFVGPENVVHVVTDNAANYVAAGRLLESEFPRLYWSPCAAHCINLMLQDIGKFVEVTETVSQASMITKYIYNHCHPLYLMRQFTGGREILRPAPTRFATNFIALQSILAQKDALRAMVTSREWTSSAYSKEAKAKKFVDQVLDSKFWNQCTDIVKLTEPLVHVLRIVDSEDRAAMGFLYQAMYKAREDMVKRFQKRKRVVESYLKILDSRWDLQLKRNLHAAGYWLNPAFRFNSAEFDKHKDTIFGLLDVIERYAYGDADLITKLTNEKRIFKNAEGDFGRQSAIRERSTVMPDQWWESYGCGAPNLQKLAIRVLSQTCSSSGCERNWSIFEHIHSKKRNRLEHQKLNDLVYVHYNLRLQQRNRMRKQSYDPICLDAFEDHSEWIMEDSPPFLTPEEVDALRNDLANMSLQSALDDLDELNLEDDRDDGEANNTSVENANQNETNKDVAPDLLDEERFPDFEVTPWI; encoded by the exons ATGGCACAAGCATCAAGAATTCCAGCACCTAGCTCTAGAAAGGGAGTTGGAAAACAAGTCAAGGGATTACAATCCTTTTTTCCACCGGCAGCAACACCTGGAGCTCAACCAAGTATTAAAAGTGTTCTCCAAAGCAAAGAAATTGTGGAGAAGTGTGATATTGCTATTGCAAGATGGATGATGGATGCCTCTGTGCCATTCAATGCGGTTAATTCAGCTTATTATCAGCCGATGATTGATGCTATTGCAAACATGGGTGCAGGGTATAAAGGGCCAAATTACCAAAGAGTTCGTGGATATTTGTTGAGTAAATTGGTTGAAGATGTAAAGAAGATGATTGAAG TTTATTGCCCTAAAGGAACTGTTTTCCTAAAGTCAGTTGATGCTTCTCATATCTCGAAAACTGCTGAGGCTTTGTTTAAGTTGCTTAGGGATGTTGTGTTATTTGTTGGTCCTGAGAATGTTGTACATGTAGTGACGGATAATGCTGCAAATTACGTTGCTGCTGGAAGGTTGTTGGAATCGGAGTTTCCTAGATTGTATTGGTCTCCTTGTGCGGCACATTGTATTAATCTGATGTTGCAGGATATTGGGAAGTTTGTGGAAGTGACTGAAACTGTGTCACAAGCTTCAATGATTACGAAATATATCTATAATCACTGCCATCCTTTGTACTTGATGAGGCAGTTCACAGGCGGCCGAGAAATACTTCGTCCAGCTCCAACTCGATTCGCCACTAATTTCATTGCTTTGCAAAGTATTTTGGCTCAAAAGGATGCATTGAGAGCTATGGTGACATCTAGAGAATGGACAAGTTCAGCTTACTCTAAAGAAGCCAAAGCAAAAAAGTTTGTGGATCAAGTCTTAGATTCTAAATTTTGGAATCAATGCACTGATATTGTTAAGCTTACGGAGCCACTTGTTCATGTATTGCGTATTGTGGATAGTGAAGATAGAGCTGCAATGGGTTTCCTTTATCAAGCTATGTATAAGGCTAGGGAAGACATGGTGAAGAGgtttcaaaaaagaaagagggTTGTTGAATCTTATTTGAAGATTTTAGATTCACGTTGGGATTTACAACTTAAAAGAAACCTTCATGCTGCTGGTTATTGGTTAAATCCAGCTTTTCGATTTAATTCTGCAGAATTTGACAAGCACAAAGACACAATTTTTGGCCTACTAGATGTGATTGAGAGGTATGCTTACGGTGATGCTGATTTGATTACTAAATTGACAAATGAGAAGAGAATATTTAAGAATGCTGAAGGAGACTTTGGGAGACAGTCTGCAATACGTGAGCGAAGCACTGTGATGCCTG ATCAATGGTGGGAATCTTATGGATGTGGAGCACCAAACCTGCAAAAGTTAGCAATTCGTGTTTTGAGTCAAACTTGCAGTTCTTCAGGTTGTGAGCGTAACTGGAGCATTTTCGAACACATTCACTCAAAGAAAAGGAATCGGTTAGAGCATCAAAAGCTTAATGATCTTGTTTATGTTCATTACAACTTAAGGCTACAACAAAG GAACCGAATGAGAAAGCAAAGTTATGATCCAATTTGTCTTGATGCATTTGAGGATCATTCGGAATGGATAATGGAAGATTCACCACCATTTTTAACTCCTGAAGAAGTTGATGCTTTACGGAATGATCTTGCAAATATGTCTCTTCAATCAGCTTTAGATGATTTGG ATGAATTGAATCTGGAAGATGATCGAGATGATGGTGAAGCTAATAATACTTCTGTGGAAAATGCAAATCAGAATGAAACCAATAAGGATGTAGCTCCAGATTTGTTAGATGAAGAAAGATTTCCAGACTTTGAAGTTACTCCTTGGATATAA
- the LOC130950509 gene encoding F-box/kelch-repeat protein At3g23880-like isoform X1, translated as MRRGPIPDDDDAVPTKGKVVTTTGGWPELLRCTTTKPHPILLDELIAEILLRIPARSLVPLRNSVCSSWRTLISSSQFAKDHLRRSMEVDPGLTHPLMAYYSQTYSYPIIGVFSVRSVMENPPHEPTKVVPYEGRRFRLIIGSCNGLLCLHDEERQDGFIISHRAMLWNPCTGFTSQPLEIGGLLSTCGFGYDHVNDKYKLFAILDNKSRMFTFGPKSTWRTIQDFPRCNYRGYLVDRVGLFVSGTGTLNWLFHRYLSFVWVLSLDLVKETFNQFSLPNRDSDDDHRVTPQLGILRDCLAVCYETKKTHWTVWLMKEYGVPQSWTKLAIIPHHPLLGRRPLSLQPIYMLKDVLAIAPSGKFVLCNLNDGSIDIPNIDSSTDGMPKLCPLTRNSSGRMFQLYHESLVSPFHFGLPSCSSEMRLIKPSL; from the coding sequence ATGAGGAGGGGTCCCAttcctgatgatgatgatgctgttCCGACGAAGGGGAAGGTTGTCACAACCACCGGGGGATGGCCGGAACTGCTCCGCTGTACGACGACAAAACCACACCCTATCCTTCTGGACGAGCTCATAGCGGAAATCCTGCTGAGGATACCGGCGAGGTCTCTCGTTCCATTAAGGAACAGCGTCTGCAGTTCATGGAGAACCCTAATTTCCAGTTCCCAATTTGCCAAGGACCACCTTCGGCGTTCAATGGAGGTGGATCCAGGCTTGACCCACCCACTCATGGCCTATTATAGCCAAACCTACTCATACCCCATAATCGGAGTGTTCTCCGTACGATCTGTGATGGAGAACCCTCCACATGAACCCACCAAAGTAGTTCCCTATGAGGGACGACGCTTCCGCCTCATCATTGGCTCTTGCAATGGATTGCTGTGCTTGCACGATGAAGAGCGCCAGGATGGATTCATAATAAGCCATCGTGCCATGCTGTGGAACCCCTGCACTGGATTCACCTCTCAGCCGCTTGAAATTGGAGGTCTCCTCTCCACTTGCGGATTCGGTTATGATCATGTGAATGACAAGTATAAGCTTTTCGCGATTCTGGATAACAAATCACGCATGTTTACATTCGGCCCAAAATCTACCTGGAGAACAATCCAGGATTTCCCCCGTTGCAATTACAGGGGTTATCTGGTGGATCGTGTAGGGCTTTTTGTAAGTGGCACTGGCACTCTTAATTGGCTTTTTCACCGCTATCTTAGTTTTGTGTGGGTTCTTTCCCTTGACTTGGTCAAAGAGACTTTTAATCAGTTTTCCCTTCCCAACAGGGATTCAGATGATGATCACAGGGTGACTCCCCAATTGGGTATCTTGAGGGATTGTCTTGCTGTTTGTTATGAGACTAAGAAAACTCATTGGACTGTCTGGTTGATGAAGGAGTATGGAGTTCCTCAGTCTTGGACTAAATTGGCCATAATCCCCCACCACCCGCTACTCGGTCGTCGTCCTTTAAGCCTACAGCCTATATACATGTTGAAAGATGTTCTTGCTATTGCTCCGAGTGGCAAGTTTgttttatgtaatttaaatgATGGCAGCATAGATATTCCTAATATTGACAGCTCCACTGATGGCATGCCCAAACTTTGTCCTTTAACTCGGAACTCATCTGGAAGGATGTTTCAACTCTATCATGAAAGCTTAGTTTCACCGTTCCACTTTGGTCTTCCAAGTTGCTCATCTGAAATGCGGTTAATTAAGCCAAGCCTATAA
- the LOC130950509 gene encoding F-box/kelch-repeat protein At3g23880-like isoform X2 encodes MRRGPIPDDDDAVPTKGKVVTTTGGWPELLRCTTTKPHPILLDELIAEILLRIPARSLVPLRNSVCSSWRTLISSSQFAKDHLRRSMEVDPGLTHPLMAYYSQTYSYPIIGVFSVRSVMENPPHEPTKVVPYEGRRFRLIIGSCNGLLCLHDEERQDGFIISHRAMLWNPCTGFTSQPLEIGGLLSTCGFGYDHVNDKYKLFAILDNKSRMFTFGPKSTWRTIQDFPRCNYRGYLVDRVGLFGFR; translated from the exons ATGAGGAGGGGTCCCAttcctgatgatgatgatgctgttCCGACGAAGGGGAAGGTTGTCACAACCACCGGGGGATGGCCGGAACTGCTCCGCTGTACGACGACAAAACCACACCCTATCCTTCTGGACGAGCTCATAGCGGAAATCCTGCTGAGGATACCGGCGAGGTCTCTCGTTCCATTAAGGAACAGCGTCTGCAGTTCATGGAGAACCCTAATTTCCAGTTCCCAATTTGCCAAGGACCACCTTCGGCGTTCAATGGAGGTGGATCCAGGCTTGACCCACCCACTCATGGCCTATTATAGCCAAACCTACTCATACCCCATAATCGGAGTGTTCTCCGTACGATCTGTGATGGAGAACCCTCCACATGAACCCACCAAAGTAGTTCCCTATGAGGGACGACGCTTCCGCCTCATCATTGGCTCTTGCAATGGATTGCTGTGCTTGCACGATGAAGAGCGCCAGGATGGATTCATAATAAGCCATCGTGCCATGCTGTGGAACCCCTGCACTGGATTCACCTCTCAGCCGCTTGAAATTGGAGGTCTCCTCTCCACTTGCGGATTCGGTTATGATCATGTGAATGACAAGTATAAGCTTTTCGCGATTCTGGATAACAAATCACGCATGTTTACATTCGGCCCAAAATCTACCTGGAGAACAATCCAGGATTTCCCCCGTTGCAATTACAGGGGTTATCTGGTGGATCGTGTAGGGCTTTTT GGATTCAGATGA